From the genome of Cryptococcus neoformans var. neoformans B-3501A chromosome 1, whole genome shotgun sequence, one region includes:
- a CDS encoding hypothetical protein (HMMPfam hit to Epimerase, NAD dependent epimerase/dehydratase family, score: -73.1, E(): 2.5e-08), giving the protein MAFNICITGAAGHVGKVVSRAALAKGHRVFGVDLPANSGVSGNDKYNYKQLDVRDDTALKTAMKEQGCDAMIHLAAVLNNPNSVHKGKDWTESDIHNINTSMSYGILRASSDLGIKRVVQASSVNAIGMLGSNPPAFDYFPLDENHPFRPQAAYDLSKQICEVQAGAFARKYPWMRIASFRYHWVVDSSLFNLETLHKRGGEPKDLWGYISEKDVAEATLLGLTAPEATFPNGHEAFFVVAPVQHQQAATIPLIDKWYPNVEKRREWKGNEGLYDCSKAKRLLGWEAKEYFPWYP; this is encoded by the exons ATGGCATTCAATATCTGTATTACCGGCGCTGCGGGTCATGTCGGCAAAGTGGTGTCTCGTGCGGCACTTGCCAAGGGGCATAGGGTGTTCGGCGTCGATCTGCCAGCGAACTCAGGCGTCAGCGGGAACGATAAGTACAACTACAAGCAACTCGATGTGCGGGATGACACGGCGTTGAAGACTGcgatgaaggagcaggGCTGTGATGCCATGATACATCTTGCAGCGGTCTTGAACAACCCTAACAGTGTACACAAAGGGAAAGACTGGACTGAATCG GATATTCACAACATCAACACATCAATGTCATATGGGATTCTCCGGGCTTCATCTGACCTTGGGATCAAGCGGGTGGTACAAGCGTCCAGTGTGAATGCTATCGGCATGC TTGGCTCTAATCCCCCCGCGTTCGACTATTTTCCTTTGGACGAGAACCATCCTTTCCGCCCACAAGCCGCGTACGATCTCAGCAAGCA GATCTGCGAAGTGCAAGCAGGCGCCTTTGCTCGAAAATACCCATGGATGCGAATCGCCTCCTTCCGTTATCATTGGGTCGTTGACTCGTCCTTGTTCAACCTCGAGACGCTGCACAAACGTGGAGGAGAGCCGAAGGATCTGTGGGGCTACATCTCCGAGAAGGACGTTGCTGAGGCGACTCTGTTGGGATTGACAGCTCCAGAAGCGACCTTTCCCAACGGTCACGAggccttcttcgtcgtaGCGCCGGTACAGCATCAACAGGCTGCTACTATTCCGCTCATCGACAAGTGGTATCCTAACgtcgagaagagaagggaatGGAAGGGTAACGAGGGACTGTACGATTGTAGCAAGGCCAAACGGCTCTTGGGCTGGGAGGCAAAGGAGTACTTCCCATGGTACCCTTAG